The [Eubacterium] siraeum genome contains a region encoding:
- the kdpA gene encoding potassium-transporting ATPase subunit KdpA, giving the protein MSAVIQYILYLAVLIVLAIPLGAYIKKVMNGEKTFLSKILTPCENAVYKVMRIKKDEQMNWKKYAVSVLIFSGIGLIFLFLLQILQGVLPGNPQGISGVKWDLSFNTAASFVTNTNWQAYSGESTLSYLTQALGLTVQNFVSAATGIAVLFALIRGFIKVKADGLGSFWVDITRIVIHILIPLNLIISLCLVGGGVIQNLKGAETVSLVEPIAVSADGEILENAEIDLDTNTVTVDGKKIEDAEIVTEQFVPMGPAASQVAIKQTGTNGGGYMGVNSAHPLENPNAFTNLIEMLSILLIPAALCFTFGKAVKNKKQGVAIFMAMFICLALALGTIAVSEQVATPQLAQDGVNVSMTDQAGGNMEGKETRFGIATSSTWAAFTTAASNGSVNSMHDSYTPLGGMVTMLLMQLGEVIFGGVGCGLYGMLAFAILTVFIAGLMVGRTPEFLGKKIEPYEMKWSVLVCLATPIAILIGSGLAAVVPSVADSLNNSGAHGFSEILYTYSSCGGNNGSAFAGFNANTVFLNVSLGLVMLFARFLPIIGTLAIAGSLAGKKKIATSAGTLSTTNGMFVFLLILIVLIIGALSFFPALALGPLAEFFSNVI; this is encoded by the coding sequence ATGAGTGCGGTGATACAATACATACTCTATCTTGCCGTTCTTATTGTTTTGGCGATTCCGCTCGGCGCTTATATCAAGAAAGTAATGAACGGAGAGAAAACCTTTCTTTCCAAAATTCTAACGCCCTGTGAAAACGCTGTGTATAAGGTTATGCGCATCAAAAAAGACGAGCAAATGAACTGGAAAAAATATGCCGTTTCCGTTCTGATTTTTTCAGGCATCGGACTTATTTTTCTGTTTTTGCTTCAGATTTTGCAGGGAGTTCTTCCCGGAAATCCGCAGGGGATTTCGGGTGTAAAATGGGATTTGTCCTTTAATACCGCAGCCAGTTTCGTAACCAATACAAACTGGCAGGCATACAGCGGCGAGTCCACATTAAGCTATCTGACCCAAGCGCTCGGACTTACCGTGCAGAACTTTGTTTCCGCAGCCACGGGTATTGCCGTGCTGTTTGCCCTGATACGGGGATTTATAAAAGTAAAAGCCGATGGATTAGGCAGCTTTTGGGTTGATATAACAAGAATCGTCATTCATATTTTGATTCCGCTGAATCTTATCATCTCACTTTGCCTTGTGGGCGGCGGCGTGATTCAAAACCTGAAAGGCGCTGAAACCGTATCGCTCGTTGAACCGATTGCGGTAAGCGCAGACGGCGAAATTCTTGAAAACGCCGAAATTGACCTTGATACAAATACCGTAACAGTTGACGGCAAAAAAATAGAAGACGCCGAAATTGTTACCGAACAGTTTGTACCTATGGGTCCTGCGGCAAGCCAGGTCGCCATTAAACAAACGGGTACAAACGGCGGCGGTTATATGGGCGTTAACTCCGCTCATCCGCTCGAAAACCCGAACGCTTTTACAAATTTGATTGAAATGCTTTCAATTTTGCTTATTCCTGCGGCGCTGTGCTTCACCTTTGGCAAGGCGGTAAAGAATAAAAAACAGGGCGTTGCAATCTTTATGGCGATGTTTATATGCCTTGCGCTGGCGCTGGGCACGATTGCCGTCAGCGAACAGGTTGCGACGCCGCAACTTGCACAGGATGGTGTCAATGTCTCAATGACCGACCAGGCGGGCGGCAATATGGAAGGTAAGGAAACCCGATTTGGTATTGCAACATCCTCTACTTGGGCGGCATTTACAACAGCGGCTTCCAACGGCTCTGTAAACTCCATGCACGACAGTTACACACCGCTCGGCGGTATGGTGACAATGCTCTTGATGCAGCTCGGCGAGGTTATCTTCGGCGGCGTTGGCTGCGGTCTTTACGGTATGCTTGCCTTTGCCATTCTGACGGTATTTATAGCCGGACTTATGGTCGGCAGAACGCCGGAGTTTTTAGGCAAAAAGATTGAGCCTTATGAAATGAAATGGTCTGTGCTTGTTTGCCTTGCAACGCCGATTGCTATTCTTATCGGCAGCGGACTTGCAGCGGTCGTTCCGAGTGTAGCGGACAGCCTAAACAACAGCGGAGCGCACGGCTTTTCCGAAATACTGTACACATATTCTTCCTGCGGCGGTAACAACGGCTCTGCCTTTGCCGGCTTTAATGCAAACACCGTATTTTTGAATGTTTCGCTCGGTCTTGTCATGCTGTTTGCCCGTTTCCTTCCGATCATAGGAACACTGGCGATCGCGGGCAGTCTTGCCGGCAAAAAGAAGATTGCAACAAGCGCAGGTACACTTTCCACAACAAACGGTATGTTTGTATTCCTGCTGATTTTAATCGTCCTTATTATAGGCGCACTCAGTTTCTTCCCAGCGTTGGCGTTAGGACCGCTCGCTGAATTTTTCAGTAATGTTATTTAA
- the kdpC gene encoding potassium-transporting ATPase subunit KdpC: protein MKTLKNVLPRAAIIFLIFTLLCGVVYTGVVTGFAQLIFPDKANGSIIEVDGKKYGCELLGQQYMDEGHMWGRIMNIDVSTYKDENGKTLMYAAPSNLSPASEEYEALVRERVEKLREANPDMDETAIPVDLVTCSGSGLDPHISPSAAEYQVARIAKANDMTEEEVREIIMKCTDGKFLGLFGEETVNVLKVNLMLDGILEK, encoded by the coding sequence ATGAAAACATTAAAAAATGTACTGCCGAGAGCGGCAATAATCTTTCTTATTTTTACATTGCTCTGCGGCGTGGTTTATACGGGTGTAGTTACAGGGTTTGCGCAGCTTATTTTCCCTGATAAAGCAAACGGCAGCATTATTGAGGTTGACGGAAAAAAGTACGGCTGTGAACTGCTCGGTCAGCAGTATATGGATGAGGGACATATGTGGGGGCGCATTATGAATATTGATGTTTCAACCTACAAGGACGAAAACGGAAAAACGCTGATGTATGCCGCACCGTCAAACCTTTCCCCGGCAAGCGAAGAATATGAGGCTTTGGTTCGGGAGCGTGTGGAAAAACTGCGGGAGGCAAACCCCGATATGGACGAAACGGCAATTCCCGTTGATCTTGTGACCTGCTCGGGCAGCGGACTTGACCCGCATATTTCCCCCTCCGCCGCCGAGTATCAGGTGGCAAGAATCGCAAAAGCAAACGATATGACCGAGGAAGAGGTGCGGGAGATTATTATGAAATGCACTGACGGTAAGTTTTTAGGGCTTTTCGGAGAAGAAACCGTTAATGTTCTTAAAGTGAATTTAATGCTGGACGGAATTTTGGAGAAGTAA
- a CDS encoding ParM/StbA family protein, whose product MRKFNEMYVIGIDHGYGNMKTANCCFPTGVMKSDTEPTFVSDLLQWNGKYYSIGVGHKEFTADKFTDEDYYVLTLAAIARELRRERLTEASVFIAAGLPLTWVREQKAEFKKYLLQHSDVKFSFHNTDYRIKIVGAEIYPQGFAAVAENLGDFKGVNMLCDIGNGTMNLLRIVNKKPDAQRMFTEKYGTHQCALLIREQMMKHYHTIIDDAIITEILKKGTADIDGQYLETVIKTAKEYTAGIFHRLREHEYDPKLMKLYVVGGGGCLIRNFADYDASRVIINEDICATAKGYEYMALVSLNRNGGVV is encoded by the coding sequence ATGAGAAAATTTAATGAAATGTACGTTATCGGTATCGACCACGGCTACGGGAATATGAAAACGGCGAACTGCTGCTTTCCCACCGGAGTAATGAAAAGCGATACCGAACCCACCTTTGTCAGCGACCTGCTCCAATGGAACGGCAAATACTATTCCATCGGCGTCGGTCATAAGGAATTTACGGCAGACAAGTTTACTGACGAGGACTATTATGTACTCACCCTTGCCGCTATCGCACGGGAGTTACGGAGAGAACGCCTCACCGAGGCTTCTGTATTTATCGCCGCAGGACTACCCTTAACTTGGGTACGTGAGCAAAAGGCTGAGTTTAAGAAATATCTGCTTCAACACAGCGATGTTAAATTTTCTTTCCATAACACCGATTACCGCATTAAAATTGTCGGTGCAGAAATCTATCCGCAGGGGTTCGCTGCTGTTGCCGAAAACCTTGGTGATTTTAAGGGTGTCAATATGCTCTGCGATATTGGCAACGGTACAATGAACCTGCTTCGGATTGTAAACAAGAAACCTGATGCCCAGCGTATGTTTACCGAGAAGTACGGCACCCATCAATGCGCTCTGCTTATCCGTGAGCAGATGATGAAGCACTATCATACAATCATCGATGATGCGATAATCACAGAAATTCTCAAGAAAGGCACAGCAGATATTGACGGGCAGTATCTTGAAACGGTTATCAAAACCGCAAAAGAATACACCGCCGGTATCTTCCACCGTCTGCGTGAACACGAATACGATCCCAAACTGATGAAACTATATGTGGTCGGCGGCGGTGGTTGCCTTATCCGTAACTTTGCCGATTACGATGCAAGCCGAGTTATCATCAACGAGGATATTTGTGCCACCGCAAAGGGATATGAGTATATGGCACTCGTTTCCCTTAACAGGAACGGTGGTGTGGTATGA
- a CDS encoding TrkA family potassium uptake protein, with protein MKSVLLIGLGRFGRHIAMKLNEMRHQVMAVDKNEQRVNAVLPFVMNAQIGDATNKEFLESLGVNNFDVCIVTIGDDFQSSLETTSLLKELDAKKIVSRAARDVHAKFLLRNGADEIVYPERQLADWTAIRYTADHILDYIELDSDHAIIEIAVPEKWIGKTVVEADVRKKHGINIMAIKRDGKMNLNFAPETRFIPGDTILVLGDTKNIQKCFHI; from the coding sequence ATGAAATCTGTTTTATTAATAGGGCTTGGAAGGTTTGGCAGGCATATTGCTATGAAGCTTAACGAGATGCGGCATCAGGTTATGGCTGTAGACAAAAACGAACAAAGAGTAAATGCGGTATTGCCCTTTGTTATGAACGCGCAAATAGGCGATGCAACAAATAAGGAGTTTTTGGAGTCTTTGGGCGTAAATAATTTTGATGTTTGCATCGTTACAATCGGGGACGATTTTCAAAGCTCGCTTGAAACGACATCTCTATTAAAGGAATTGGATGCCAAAAAGATAGTTTCCCGTGCGGCACGGGATGTGCACGCAAAATTCCTTCTGAGAAACGGGGCGGATGAAATCGTATATCCCGAAAGGCAGCTTGCCGATTGGACGGCTATCCGCTATACCGCCGACCATATCCTCGATTACATAGAGCTTGACAGCGATCACGCTATTATTGAAATTGCGGTGCCCGAAAAATGGATAGGAAAGACGGTTGTCGAAGCGGATGTGCGTAAAAAGCACGGTATCAATATTATGGCGATTAAACGCGACGGTAAAATGAATCTGAATTTTGCGCCCGAAACAAGATTTATACCAGGTGATACCATTTTAGTGCTGGGCGATACCAAAAACATACAAAAGTGTTTTCACATATAA
- a CDS encoding relaxase/mobilization nuclease domain-containing protein produces MASTGFRPVKSRLKEVIDYAENPDKTTNKKFLDEDLWAALRYVENDQKTDQTMYVSGINCPKQRAYQCMMATKRRYGKLGGNVAYHGYQSFVADEVAPAEAHRIGVETAKRMWGGKLRSSCYHPS; encoded by the coding sequence ATGGCAAGCACAGGCTTCCGGCCCGTCAAGTCCCGATTAAAGGAAGTAATCGACTATGCGGAGAACCCCGATAAAACCACAAATAAGAAGTTCTTGGACGAGGACTTGTGGGCGGCACTCCGTTACGTGGAGAACGACCAAAAGACCGACCAAACAATGTATGTGTCGGGTATCAACTGCCCGAAGCAAAGAGCCTACCAATGTATGATGGCAACAAAGCGGCGGTATGGGAAGCTCGGCGGCAACGTTGCTTATCACGGGTATCAGAGTTTTGTAGCAGATGAAGTCGCTCCCGCCGAAGCGCACCGTATCGGTGTGGAAACGGCAAAGCGGATGTGGGGGGGCAAATTACGAAGTAGTTGTTACCACCCATCTTAA
- the kdpB gene encoding potassium-transporting ATPase subunit KdpB, which yields MASNNKSAFADKNMLGRAIKDSFVKLNPKTQVQNPVMLLVYISAILTSGLWIVSLFGLKDASSGYTLAIAVILWFTCIFANFAEAIAEGRGKAQADALRASKKDVEAHKIPSADKKEQITVVSSALLKKGDIVIVKAGEQIPGDGEVIEGAASVDESAITGESAPVIREAGGDRSAVTGGTTVLSDWIVVRITSEAGESFLDKMIAMVEGASRKKTPNEIALQIFLVALSIIFILVTVSLYTYSIFSAKQAGIDNPTSVTTLVALLVCLAPTTIGALLSAIGIAGMSRLNQANVLAMSGRAIEAAGDVDILMLDKTGTITLGNRKASAFIPVDGASEQELADAAQLSSLADETPEGRSVVILAKEKFNIRGRELSDKNMTFIPFTAKTRMSGVDYDGNEIRKGAADTMQKYVTENGGVYSEECDQIVKEIANKGGTPLVVAKNHKILGVIHLKDIIKQGVKEKFADLRKMGIKTIMITGDNPMTAAAIAAEAGVDDFLAEATPEGKLQMIRDFQSKGHLVAMTGDGTNDAPALAQADVAVAMNTGTQAAKEAGNMVDLDSSPTKLIDIVRIGKQLLMTRGSLTTFSIANDVAKYFAIIPALFMGLYPGLSALNIMGLHSPQSAVLSAIIYNALIIIALIPLALKGVKYREVPAGKLLSRNLLIYGLGGLAAPFIFIKLIDMLLVLFSLA from the coding sequence ATGGCATCAAATAATAAAAGTGCTTTTGCCGATAAAAATATGCTCGGCAGAGCCATAAAAGACTCATTTGTAAAACTAAATCCCAAAACACAGGTGCAAAACCCCGTTATGCTTTTGGTATATATTTCGGCGATCCTCACAAGCGGACTGTGGATTGTATCCCTATTCGGACTAAAGGACGCTTCAAGCGGATATACATTGGCAATCGCAGTTATTCTGTGGTTTACCTGTATTTTTGCCAATTTTGCCGAAGCGATTGCCGAGGGCAGAGGCAAGGCGCAGGCGGACGCTCTGAGAGCTTCAAAAAAAGATGTGGAGGCACACAAGATACCCTCTGCCGATAAGAAAGAACAGATAACCGTTGTTTCTTCCGCGTTGCTTAAAAAAGGCGACATTGTCATTGTGAAAGCAGGAGAGCAAATTCCGGGCGACGGTGAGGTTATTGAGGGAGCCGCTTCCGTAGACGAAAGCGCTATCACAGGCGAATCCGCACCCGTTATCCGTGAGGCAGGCGGCGATAGAAGCGCAGTAACTGGCGGTACTACCGTACTTTCCGATTGGATCGTTGTGCGGATAACAAGCGAAGCGGGCGAAAGCTTCCTTGATAAAATGATTGCCATGGTCGAGGGTGCTTCCCGTAAAAAGACGCCAAACGAAATCGCATTGCAGATTTTTCTTGTCGCCCTTTCCATTATCTTTATTCTTGTTACGGTATCGCTTTATACCTACTCCATATTCTCGGCAAAACAGGCGGGAATTGATAACCCCACCTCTGTTACTACCTTGGTAGCGTTGCTTGTCTGCCTTGCCCCTACCACCATCGGCGCATTGCTTTCTGCTATCGGCATTGCGGGAATGAGCAGACTTAATCAGGCGAATGTACTTGCTATGAGTGGCAGAGCCATTGAAGCCGCAGGCGATGTGGACATACTTATGCTTGACAAAACAGGTACGATTACACTCGGCAACCGTAAGGCAAGTGCTTTTATCCCCGTTGACGGAGCAAGTGAACAAGAGCTTGCCGATGCGGCGCAGTTATCCTCGCTTGCCGATGAAACGCCCGAAGGCAGAAGCGTAGTTATTCTCGCAAAAGAAAAATTCAATATTCGCGGCAGAGAGCTTTCCGACAAGAATATGACCTTTATTCCCTTTACGGCGAAAACCCGTATGAGCGGCGTTGATTATGACGGCAACGAAATCCGCAAGGGAGCCGCCGATACAATGCAAAAATATGTGACCGAAAACGGCGGCGTTTATTCCGAGGAATGCGACCAAATCGTAAAAGAGATTGCAAACAAAGGCGGTACGCCGCTTGTCGTGGCAAAAAATCATAAGATTTTAGGCGTTATTCATCTGAAAGACATTATCAAGCAGGGCGTTAAAGAGAAGTTCGCGGATCTTCGTAAAATGGGTATAAAAACCATTATGATTACAGGCGACAATCCGATGACCGCCGCTGCTATTGCGGCAGAAGCGGGCGTGGACGATTTTCTTGCCGAAGCAACGCCGGAAGGCAAGCTCCAAATGATCCGTGATTTTCAGAGCAAGGGACACCTTGTCGCTATGACAGGTGACGGTACCAATGATGCGCCTGCTCTTGCGCAGGCTGATGTGGCGGTTGCGATGAACACCGGCACGCAGGCGGCCAAGGAAGCGGGAAATATGGTTGACCTTGATTCGTCTCCGACAAAGCTTATTGATATCGTCCGCATCGGTAAACAGCTTTTGATGACAAGGGGCAGTCTGACTACCTTCTCCATAGCGAACGATGTGGCAAAGTATTTCGCCATTATTCCCGCCTTGTTTATGGGACTTTATCCGGGTCTTTCGGCACTTAACATTATGGGACTTCATTCCCCGCAAAGCGCAGTTTTGTCGGCAATCATCTACAATGCACTGATTATTATTGCGCTGATTCCGCTGGCGCTTAAGGGCGTAAAATACCGCGAGGTTCCTGCGGGAAAGCTCTTGTCACGCAACCTGTTAATTTACGGTCTCGGAGGTCTTGCGGCACCTTTTATCTTCATTAAGCTTATTGATATGCTGCTTGTACTGTTCAGCTTGGCATAA
- a CDS encoding Trk family potassium uptake protein: MIKRQNPKHKHITSFQIIILGFLSVIILGSILLMLPVATRDGKGAVCSDALFTATSAVCVTGLVIHDTATYWSMFGQSVILFLIQIGGMGIVTVAVSVAAFSGRKIGLMQRSTMQEAVSAHHVGGIVRLTKFILKTSVCIELIGAAMLLPAFIRDFGITKGLWYALFHSVSAFCNAGFDLIGIKEPFSSLTSYSSQPFFNFTVMALIIIGGIGFLTWEDINNNKLHFRKYRMQSKVILTVTGILIILPSLYFFFFEYQNLPLGERILTSLFQSVTPRTAGFNTTDLTSFSETGQMLIILLMLIGGSPGSTAGGMKTTTIAVLVSSALSVFRKKEDTHFFKRRISDDTAKSAAAIFLLYIGLFIGGGMIISSIENLPLLPSLFETASAIGTVGLSLGITSQLGIASQFILIILMFFGRVGGLTLIFAAMKGTGTNVTKYPQEKITVG, encoded by the coding sequence ATGATAAAACGGCAAAATCCAAAACACAAGCACATTACATCGTTCCAGATTATTATATTAGGTTTTCTGTCTGTGATAATTTTAGGCAGCATACTGTTAATGCTGCCCGTTGCAACAAGGGACGGTAAAGGCGCTGTATGTTCAGACGCACTGTTTACCGCCACCTCCGCAGTTTGTGTAACCGGTTTGGTTATACACGATACCGCTACATACTGGTCAATGTTCGGGCAGAGCGTAATACTGTTTTTAATTCAAATCGGCGGTATGGGCATTGTCACGGTTGCAGTTTCGGTTGCGGCTTTTTCAGGTCGAAAAATAGGCCTAATGCAGAGAAGTACTATGCAGGAAGCAGTTTCTGCACATCATGTCGGCGGCATTGTGCGGCTTACAAAATTTATATTAAAAACCTCGGTGTGCATTGAGCTGATTGGAGCAGCCATGCTTTTGCCGGCTTTTATCCGTGATTTCGGAATTACGAAGGGTTTATGGTACGCCTTGTTCCATTCTGTTTCGGCATTCTGCAATGCAGGCTTTGACTTAATCGGCATTAAAGAGCCATTTTCGTCATTAACCTCTTATTCATCACAGCCTTTTTTCAACTTCACGGTTATGGCCCTTATTATTATCGGCGGAATAGGCTTTTTAACTTGGGAGGATATTAATAACAATAAGCTTCATTTCAGAAAATACCGAATGCAAAGCAAGGTTATCCTCACGGTTACGGGAATACTGATTATCCTGCCATCGCTTTACTTTTTCTTTTTCGAGTATCAGAACCTTCCACTTGGAGAAAGAATCCTGACCTCTCTTTTCCAGTCTGTTACGCCGAGAACAGCCGGCTTTAATACCACGGATTTAACATCCTTCAGTGAGACAGGTCAAATGCTGATAATATTGTTGATGCTGATCGGCGGTTCGCCCGGTTCAACGGCTGGCGGTATGAAAACCACCACAATCGCCGTTTTGGTTTCATCGGCGCTGTCCGTGTTTCGTAAAAAGGAAGATACACACTTTTTCAAACGGCGCATATCCGACGATACCGCGAAAAGTGCGGCAGCTATCTTTTTACTGTATATTGGGCTGTTTATAGGTGGCGGAATGATCATCAGCAGCATCGAAAATCTTCCATTGCTCCCGTCGCTGTTTGAAACAGCGTCGGCAATCGGAACGGTGGGGCTTTCGCTTGGCATCACCTCACAGTTGGGGATTGCTTCGCAGTTCATTCTGATTATACTCATGTTTTTCGGAAGAGTCGGAGGACTGACATTGATATTTGCGGCAATGAAAGGTACGGGGACAAACGTAACAAAATATCCGCAGGAAAAAATAACGGTTGGCTAA
- a CDS encoding cysteine-rich VLP domain-containing protein yields MMKITTKQAEKVHRLVNSLCANCDKDGNCILLDDGEAHRCVQLISIYGIYCNYFKKAVLLADKELYEQIKKHNKLK; encoded by the coding sequence ATGATGAAGATTACAACCAAGCAGGCGGAAAAGGTTCACCGTCTTGTTAATTCGCTGTGCGCCAACTGTGATAAGGACGGCAACTGCATTCTGCTTGACGACGGCGAAGCACACCGCTGCGTGCAGCTTATCTCTATCTACGGGATTTACTGCAACTACTTCAAAAAAGCAGTATTACTCGCCGATAAAGAGCTGTACGAACAAATCAAAAAGCACAACAAATTGAAGTAA
- a CDS encoding CBS domain-containing protein, with protein sequence MNIIKIMIPKISTVFLHENDTVRQGLERFRAHGYTAIPVLNEEEQYVGNVTEGDFLRHILAVGNTDLKFQERYRIGDIMRKECYLALSIDADEKQVIAVALNQNYVPIVDGRGALCGIITRQSLIHYFENQRNA encoded by the coding sequence ATGAACATTATCAAAATCATGATTCCGAAAATTTCCACCGTGTTCCTCCATGAGAATGATACGGTCCGTCAGGGACTGGAACGCTTTCGTGCGCACGGATATACTGCCATACCCGTGCTGAATGAAGAAGAACAGTATGTGGGAAATGTGACGGAGGGAGATTTCCTCCGTCACATTTTGGCTGTCGGAAATACGGATTTAAAATTTCAGGAGCGTTACCGAATTGGCGACATCATGCGCAAAGAATGTTATCTTGCCCTATCCATAGATGCGGACGAAAAACAGGTTATTGCTGTTGCCTTGAATCAAAACTATGTTCCTATTGTTGACGGAAGGGGCGCACTCTGCGGTATCATTACCCGCCAGTCGTTAATTCATTATTTTGAAAATCAGAGAAATGCATGA
- a CDS encoding magnesium transporter gives MQYFINSKDGSLQSAQNCGDKKPFFTVMSTAEFHECKEQLPYYKELLHCLGSIRYCKAEVFKNCIIGTLRLPQKSEQRSPQLSFGFYLTGQSLLFVEDVGDLKLLVDKRIGMLQKLNSPAHLLLQFMEQMIEDDVLYLSHIESETEKMEENIGSGGSADFFPLLTKHRQKLSELNAYYEQLTDIGELFQSRACSSFADDTGDWDKFTHRAERLQNHVQLLRENMLQLRELYQSKQDARQNKIMGILTIVTTFFLPLTLITGWYGMNFAYMPELKWRYGYLSVIIVSLVIAIGEIIYFKKKKFF, from the coding sequence ATGCAATACTTTATAAATTCAAAAGACGGAAGTCTGCAATCCGCCCAAAACTGCGGCGATAAAAAGCCGTTTTTTACGGTTATGAGTACGGCGGAATTTCACGAATGTAAAGAACAACTGCCGTATTATAAAGAACTTCTTCACTGCCTCGGATCAATTCGTTACTGCAAGGCAGAGGTTTTCAAAAACTGCATCATCGGAACCTTACGCCTGCCTCAAAAAAGCGAACAGCGTTCACCACAGCTTTCTTTCGGCTTTTATTTGACGGGACAGTCGCTCTTATTTGTCGAAGATGTAGGCGATTTGAAATTATTGGTTGACAAACGGATAGGTATGCTTCAGAAACTGAACAGTCCGGCTCATCTTCTTTTGCAGTTTATGGAGCAAATGATAGAGGATGATGTTCTCTATCTTTCTCACATCGAGTCAGAAACAGAAAAAATGGAAGAAAATATCGGCTCCGGCGGTTCGGCAGACTTTTTCCCGTTGCTTACAAAACACAGGCAAAAGCTGTCCGAATTAAATGCTTACTATGAACAATTGACAGATATCGGAGAGTTGTTTCAATCCCGCGCGTGTTCTTCATTTGCAGACGATACCGGTGACTGGGATAAATTTACCCACCGTGCCGAGAGATTGCAAAATCATGTTCAGTTGCTTCGTGAAAATATGCTTCAGCTTCGTGAACTTTATCAGTCAAAGCAGGATGCACGGCAAAATAAGATTATGGGCATTCTCACAATCGTCACCACCTTTTTCCTGCCTCTTACTTTAATTACGGGATGGTATGGAATGAACTTTGCCTATATGCCTGAGCTTAAATGGCGGTACGGTTATCTGTCGGTGATTATTGTTTCTCTTGTTATCGCAATAGGAGAAATCATCTACTTCAAAAAGAAAAAATTCTTTTAA
- a CDS encoding DUF6076 domain-containing protein, with amino-acid sequence MDKISFFSADYRDGRVHIGGKSYPAGTFAAHLLNQYYENDTAARIGVFTTDNWHLEKMLRLGYLKVSDYVNAGERMVNIFTALPWLKPFDMLGTDDEHNRIATLFSEENGHIISEYFSRRAKIGQMDVGQIVFPNLPKEYEKDFFDRTEALLGEVNATLSFYDTLSADIRNSFEKLRVFVSRVNEADRFDEEHLLPIALEVLGSVPFPVTTEYVPIKKASRSKTATLARRLYFDSYYSFVMTDFFEGLHYGHYPRRCDICKKYFLMTSAARQKYCTGYAPFKLKGKAITCRKYAARINRKELAAGNPVIRIYKNRCSVLRMERKRGTVTEEFASTALDLAKERMQRAKEDAEYANSQYESDMSREKLYAEVDKQLK; translated from the coding sequence ATGGATAAAATCAGCTTTTTCAGCGCCGATTATCGTGACGGCAGAGTGCATATCGGCGGCAAGAGCTATCCTGCGGGGACTTTTGCGGCGCACCTGCTGAATCAGTATTACGAAAATGACACCGCCGCCCGTATTGGCGTTTTCACAACGGATAATTGGCATCTTGAAAAGATGTTGCGGCTTGGGTATTTGAAAGTCAGCGACTATGTGAACGCCGGAGAAAGAATGGTAAATATCTTTACTGCACTTCCGTGGCTGAAGCCATTTGATATGCTCGGCACAGATGATGAACATAACAGAATAGCAACGTTGTTTTCTGAAGAAAACGGACATATCATAAGCGAATATTTTTCCCGTCGTGCAAAGATCGGTCAAATGGATGTGGGGCAAATAGTGTTTCCCAACTTACCGAAAGAATATGAAAAAGACTTCTTTGACCGTACTGAAGCTCTGCTTGGCGAAGTCAATGCTACACTCAGTTTCTACGATACTTTGAGTGCCGACATTCGCAATTCTTTTGAAAAGCTTAGAGTTTTCGTGAGCCGTGTAAATGAAGCTGACCGATTTGACGAGGAACATTTGCTCCCCATAGCATTAGAAGTACTCGGCTCTGTGCCGTTTCCCGTGACAACGGAATATGTACCGATCAAGAAAGCCAGCCGCAGTAAAACGGCTACTCTTGCACGCAGGCTTTATTTCGACAGCTATTACAGCTTTGTGATGACCGACTTCTTTGAAGGCTTACATTACGGTCATTATCCAAGGAGGTGCGATATCTGCAAAAAATATTTCCTTATGACCTCTGCGGCAAGGCAAAAGTATTGTACAGGCTATGCGCCGTTTAAGCTCAAGGGCAAAGCCATTACCTGCCGGAAATACGCCGCAAGAATCAACCGTAAAGAATTAGCGGCGGGCAATCCTGTTATCCGCATCTATAAAAACCGCTGCTCTGTGCTCCGAATGGAAAGAAAACGAGGTACTGTCACAGAAGAATTTGCCTCCACAGCGCTTGATCTTGCAAAAGAGCGTATGCAGCGTGCAAAAGAGGATGCCGAATATGCCAACAGTCAGTATGAGTCGGATATGAGCCGTGAAAAGCTCTACGCCGAAGTCGATAAGCAGTTAAAATAA